Proteins co-encoded in one Oncorhynchus tshawytscha isolate Ot180627B unplaced genomic scaffold, Otsh_v2.0 Un_scaffold_1349_pilon_pilon, whole genome shotgun sequence genomic window:
- the LOC112237942 gene encoding potassium voltage-gated channel subfamily G member 4-like: protein MPIISNANHDFTNYSVSSDNSSLDRFFTEIPETETVKGVYYQRAQQLRNDPNGAWPSVDHTLQALINVGGNRYTFPWTTLEQFPLTRLGRLRLCSSPEGIASLCDDYDETQREYFFDRNPTAFRVILNFLAAGKLRLLRELCAVSLHDELDYWGVDPSHMERCCRRRMLTRVEEVAERERKEEEWRQRRMKLQRLPLLAETETGYRRLMSRLREVVENPHSGLAGKMFACFSVIMVAVTVISLCISTMPDLRQEESKGECSQKCRHMFVVETVCVAWFSLEFMLRFLHARSKLEFARGPLNIIDVVAILPYYISLVVVENNTLEEGSAGAGRGYLDKLGLVLRLMRALRILYVMRLARHSLGLQTLGLTMQRSTQEFSLLLLFITVGMALFSPMVHLAESELAPNAATAPQHSFSSIPASYWWAIISMTTVGYGDMVPRSIPGQVVALSSILSGILIMAFPATSIFHMFSRSYQELKLEHERLWKEETGAALAADNLENRREREVEREAEVEMKAEAVAETDSYWPRRRDFVESLCQSPGYAPGLGGKEG, encoded by the exons ATGCCCATCATCAGCAACGCTAACCATGACTTCACCAACTACTCGGTCAGCAGTGACAACAGCAGTCTGGACCGCTTCTTCACAGAGATccccgagacagagacagtcaagGGAGTGTACTATCAGCGCGCCCAGCAGCTCCGCAACGACCCCAACGGGGCCTGGCCCTCTGTCGACCACACCCtgcag GCCTTGATCAACGTGGGGGGTAACCGCTACACGTTCCCCTGGACCACCCTGGAGCAGTTCCCTCTCACCCGGCTTGGGCGGCTTCGTCTCTGCTCCAGCCCCGAGGGCATCGCCAGCCTCTGTGACGACTACGACGAGACCCAGAGGGAGTACTTTTTCGACCGGAACCCCACAGCATTCCGGGTCATCTTGAACTTCCTGGCGGCCGGGAAGCTCCGCCTCCTGCGAGAGCTGTGCGCGGTGTCACTGCACGATGAGCTGGACTACTGGGGGGTCGACCCCTCCCACATGGAACGCTGCTGCCGCCGGCGCATGTTGACACGTGTCGAGGAG GTGGCGGAGCGTGAACGtaaggaggaggaatggagacagaggaggatgaAGCTACAGAGGCTTCCCCTGTTGGCTGAGACGGAGACGGGCTACCGCAGGCTGATGAGCAG GttgagagaggtggtggagaacCCCCACTCTGGCTTGGCAGGGAAGATGTTCGCCTGCTTCTCTGTGATCATGGTAGCTGTGACAGTCATCAGCCTCTGTATCAGCACCATGCCTGATCTACGCCAAGAGGAGAGCAAG GGCGAGTGTTCCCAGAAGTGTCGTCACATGTTTGTTGTGGAGACGGTGTGCGTAGCCTGGTTCTCCTTGGAGTTCATGCTGCGGTTCCTCCATGCTCGATCCAAACTAGAATTTGCCCGCGGGCCCCTGAACATCATTGATGTTGTGGCCATCCTACCCTACTACATTTCTCTGGTGGTGGTGGAAAACAACACTCTGGAGGAAGGCAGTGCAGGAGCAG GTAGGGGGTACCTGGACAAGCTGGGTCTGGTCCTGCGGCTGATGCGTGCGTTGCGTATCCTGTACGTGATGCGGCTGGCGCGCCACTCCCTGGGCCTCCAGACCCTTGGCCTGACCATGCAGCGCAGCACCCAAGAGTTCAGCCTCCTCCTGCTCTTCATCACCGTCGGCATGGCCCTCTTCTCTCCCATGGTGCACCTGGCCGAGAGCGAGCTGGCGCCCAACGCCGCCACAGCGCCCCAGCACAGCTTCAGCAGCATCCCAGCTTCCTATTGGTGGGCCATCATCTCCATGACGACCGTGGGCTACGGGGACATGGTGCCGAGGAGCATCCCGGGTCAGGTGGTAGCGCTGAGCAGCATCCTGAGTGGAATTCTCATCATGGCGTTTCCTGCTACTTCCATCTTCCACATGTTCTCCAGGAGCTACCAGGAGCTGAAGCTGGAGCACGAGAGGCTGTGGAAGGAGGAGACGGGGGCCGCTCTGGCCGCTGACAACCTGGAGAACCGGAGggaaagggaggtagagagggaggcgGAAGTAGAGATGAAGGCGGAAGCTGTCGCGGAAACGGACAGCTACTGGCCCAGACGCCGAGACTTTGTGGAGTCTCTGTGCCAGTCCCCAGGCTATGCTCCCGGCTTGGGGGGGAaagagggatga